The following coding sequences are from one Hymenobacter sp. DG25A window:
- a CDS encoding exodeoxyribonuclease III, which translates to MKILSYNVNGLRSALSKGLLDWVQQTDPDVLCLQEIKAGREPLDVSGFEVLGYHVYQHPAEKPGYSGVATFSKQKPRHVATGCEIPLYDCEGRVLRLDFDDFSVLNVYMPSGTSGPERQSFKLEWLRFFREYVVQLRAAGTPPLVIAGDFNCCQQGLDLHNPKANQNSPGFTPEERAWFAAFLADGFTDSFRHVHGDAPGHYSWWTYRSGARTRNVGWRLDHLLVDQALQPRISGAGLLTDAVHSDHCPALVELR; encoded by the coding sequence TTGAAAATTCTCTCCTACAACGTCAACGGGCTGCGTTCAGCCCTGAGCAAGGGCCTGCTGGATTGGGTGCAGCAAACCGACCCGGATGTGCTGTGCCTGCAGGAAATTAAGGCCGGGCGCGAGCCGCTGGATGTATCGGGATTTGAAGTGCTGGGCTACCACGTGTACCAGCACCCGGCTGAAAAACCCGGCTACAGCGGCGTGGCAACCTTCAGCAAACAAAAGCCTAGGCACGTAGCTACCGGCTGCGAAATTCCGCTGTATGACTGCGAGGGGCGCGTGCTGCGCCTGGATTTTGATGATTTTTCGGTGTTGAACGTGTACATGCCCTCGGGCACCAGCGGGCCGGAGCGGCAATCGTTTAAGCTGGAGTGGCTGCGGTTCTTCCGCGAATACGTAGTCCAATTACGCGCCGCCGGCACGCCTCCGCTGGTTATTGCCGGCGACTTTAACTGCTGCCAGCAGGGCCTGGACCTGCATAACCCCAAAGCCAACCAGAACAGCCCCGGCTTCACGCCGGAAGAGCGGGCCTGGTTTGCCGCCTTCCTGGCCGATGGCTTTACTGACTCCTTCCGCCACGTGCACGGCGACGCCCCCGGCCACTATTCCTGGTGGACGTACCGCAGCGGGGCCCGCACCCGCAACGTGGGCTGGCGCTTGGATCATTTATTAGTAGACCAGGCGCTGCAACCGCGCATCAGCGGGGCGGGTCTGTTAACTGATGCGGTGCATTCCGACCACTGCCCGGCGCTGGTAGAGTTGCGCTAG
- a CDS encoding ComF family protein: protein MPLPAIWHDFVSLVFPRVCLACADSLARGEEYICTSCRTELPYTDYHLLPAEANPLTRRFWGKVPVRHAFSYLRFLQHGRVQHLLHQLKYQGQQEVGLVLGRWYGYELAEKGFTPEFDLILPVPLHPRKLAKRGYNQADFFAEGLAQGLQVPWLPNVLRRTEHTSSQTRKNRVARWENVASVFEVPNPAALAGLRVLLVDDVLTTGATLEACAVVLLAAGCREVSIATIATADR from the coding sequence ATGCCTTTACCCGCTATCTGGCACGACTTCGTTTCCTTGGTTTTTCCGCGCGTATGCCTGGCCTGTGCCGATTCCCTGGCCCGGGGCGAGGAGTATATCTGCACCAGCTGCCGCACCGAGCTGCCCTACACCGATTATCATTTACTGCCGGCTGAGGCCAATCCGCTGACACGACGCTTCTGGGGCAAAGTGCCCGTGCGCCATGCATTCAGCTACTTGCGCTTTCTGCAGCACGGCCGCGTGCAGCACCTACTGCATCAGCTTAAATACCAGGGGCAGCAGGAAGTAGGCCTGGTGCTGGGCCGCTGGTATGGCTATGAGCTGGCTGAAAAAGGCTTCACGCCGGAGTTTGACCTCATTCTGCCGGTGCCCCTGCACCCGCGCAAGCTGGCCAAGCGCGGCTACAACCAGGCCGACTTCTTTGCCGAAGGTTTAGCACAGGGCCTGCAGGTGCCGTGGCTGCCCAACGTATTGCGCCGCACGGAGCACACCAGCTCCCAAACCCGGAAAAACCGCGTGGCGCGCTGGGAAAACGTGGCTTCGGTTTTCGAAGTACCCAACCCGGCTGCGCTGGCCGGGCTACGGGTGCTTTTGGTGGATGATGTGCTGACTACCGGAGCTACCCTGGAAGCCTGTGCCGTGGTGTTATTGGCCGCCGGTTGCCGGGAGGTGAGTATTGCCACCATTGCCACGGCCGACCGCTAA
- a CDS encoding carboxymuconolactone decarboxylase family protein yields MSLVSEFNDYRQRMNEKIMAADNKVIKRFFNLDTNTYQEGALDVKTKEMLGLACSMVLRCDDCIKYHLGKCYEEGISDEQLYEVFAIANLIGGSIVIPHFRRAVEYWDALKEESAAPVPPHAEHTA; encoded by the coding sequence ATGAGCCTCGTCTCTGAATTTAACGACTACCGCCAGCGGATGAATGAAAAAATCATGGCGGCCGATAACAAGGTCATCAAGCGTTTTTTCAACCTAGATACGAACACTTACCAGGAAGGTGCCCTGGACGTAAAAACCAAGGAAATGCTGGGCCTGGCCTGCTCCATGGTTCTGCGCTGCGACGACTGCATCAAGTATCACCTGGGCAAATGCTACGAGGAAGGCATCAGCGACGAGCAGTTGTATGAAGTCTTTGCCATTGCCAACCTCATCGGGGGCAGCATCGTGATTCCCCATTTCCGCCGCGCTGTGGAGTACTGGGATGCCCTGAAGGAAGAGTCTGCTGCGCCCGTGCCGCCCCATGCTGAGCACACTGCCTAA